A DNA window from Halorussus salinus contains the following coding sequences:
- a CDS encoding helix-turn-helix domain-containing protein has product MRAKVVVKSPEACPVTDLADSDDETVEVVSRGNDVEEVVLSETPSNPDFDSFSRIFRYDDGGVFRFARPDECACDRLEAVGVPVSESRFEEGRLWLTFHVEDTDQLQRAVEKLRERAEAVSVRQLVDSDAGSDPTTISTVDMADLTERQSEILRVAYRHGYFEQPRRASVSDLATELDLSPSTVTQHLYTAMGKIFGQILD; this is encoded by the coding sequence ATGCGCGCGAAAGTCGTCGTGAAGAGCCCTGAGGCTTGTCCCGTCACCGACCTCGCCGACTCCGACGACGAAACCGTCGAGGTCGTGTCCCGCGGTAACGACGTAGAGGAGGTAGTTCTGTCCGAGACTCCCTCGAATCCGGATTTCGACTCCTTCTCCCGCATCTTCCGCTACGACGACGGTGGCGTCTTCCGGTTCGCCCGACCGGACGAGTGCGCCTGCGACCGACTCGAAGCGGTCGGCGTCCCGGTGTCCGAGAGCCGATTCGAGGAGGGCCGACTCTGGCTCACCTTCCACGTTGAGGACACTGACCAACTCCAGCGGGCGGTCGAGAAACTCCGGGAGCGTGCCGAGGCGGTCTCGGTGCGGCAACTAGTCGATAGCGATGCGGGATCGGACCCGACAACCATCTCGACCGTCGATATGGCCGACCTCACGGAGCGACAGTCCGAGATTCTTCGGGTGGCGTACCGGCACGGCTACTTCGAACAACCCCGCCGAGCATCGGTCAGCGATTTGGCGACTGAACTCGACCTGTCGCCCTCGACGGTGACTCAGCACCTCTATACCGCGATGGGGAAA
- a CDS encoding radical SAM/SPASM domain-containing protein encodes MPELSPEEREALRAQSATPNRWFCEYLTELFVELDYVPSFPVKVLWEVESRCHLDCEHCWADTTDEIDGPSLETKLETADEIAEEGAEVVSFSGGEPLLAPDLEPVVERLKDGDVRVELLTNGELVPKNIDWLANNLDDTDEVQVSIDGPPAVHERQRPGSSFERLRRGVGLLREEGISVRANFTATPINVETLSEVIGICAEEGVEPLSVLPVYPMGDGIELWERFSAETFLETVAAAAVDCPIELDIYLPIEAFELLNCLKIEEPTPAADGGELRVPLPEARTHVQIQADGGIYPGSELTDPAYRNGSIADRTLKAAWEDDTWDNLREGRRLTESKCVDCPYRSRCGGGNTARVLQFYGDIHHADPFCDYVPESESI; translated from the coding sequence ATGCCCGAACTATCCCCGGAGGAGCGCGAGGCACTGCGAGCGCAGAGTGCCACCCCGAACAGGTGGTTCTGTGAATACCTCACCGAACTGTTCGTGGAACTCGACTACGTTCCATCGTTCCCCGTTAAGGTCCTTTGGGAAGTCGAGAGCCGGTGCCATCTCGACTGCGAACACTGTTGGGCCGACACGACCGACGAGATAGACGGTCCGTCGCTGGAAACAAAACTGGAAACCGCCGACGAAATTGCCGAGGAGGGCGCGGAAGTCGTCTCGTTCTCGGGAGGCGAGCCGCTTCTCGCACCGGATTTAGAGCCGGTCGTCGAGCGCCTCAAAGACGGCGACGTACGGGTTGAGCTACTCACAAACGGGGAACTCGTTCCGAAGAACATCGACTGGTTAGCGAACAATCTCGACGACACCGACGAAGTGCAGGTCAGCATCGACGGTCCACCGGCGGTCCACGAACGACAGCGCCCCGGAAGTTCGTTCGAGCGACTCCGACGCGGAGTAGGGCTACTGCGCGAGGAGGGCATCTCCGTGCGCGCGAACTTCACCGCGACTCCCATCAACGTCGAGACACTCTCGGAAGTCATCGGGATTTGCGCCGAGGAGGGTGTCGAACCACTGAGCGTCCTCCCGGTGTATCCGATGGGTGACGGCATCGAACTCTGGGAGCGGTTCTCCGCCGAGACGTTCCTCGAAACGGTCGCCGCGGCCGCGGTGGATTGTCCGATAGAACTGGACATCTACCTCCCGATAGAGGCCTTCGAGTTACTCAACTGTCTGAAAATCGAGGAACCGACCCCTGCTGCCGACGGCGGCGAACTCAGGGTGCCGCTCCCCGAGGCCCGCACGCACGTCCAGATTCAGGCCGACGGCGGCATCTATCCGGGGAGCGAACTCACCGACCCCGCGTACCGGAACGGGAGCATCGCCGACCGTACGCTGAAAGCCGCGTGGGAAGACGATACGTGGGACAACCTCCGGGAGGGTCGCCGCCTGACCGAGAGCAAGTGCGTCGATTGCCCGTACCGGTCGCGCTGTGGTGGAGGAAATACGGCGCGCGTCCTCCAGTTCTACGGCGACATCCACCACGCCGACCCGTTTTGTGACTACGTTCCGGAGTCCGAGAGTATTTAA
- a CDS encoding radical SAM/SPASM domain-containing protein: MAEYEHDEPGAMSETEAVQTILSTDTRPPEGIQGKYNDATMMLNKLAFREEDQTEFPAIIGIDIIKACNLACDHCFLQSQSVPDAYPTFEQLELLRDQLDEARPVKVYLTGGEPTLHPSFYDVFELFADGPYDLTVFTNGVLVDDEMVAELAPYAGEVSFQVSFDGLGEVHRRIRGIEAEPVLDGIERLSDAGFDVHLRTTVQPGNVEQIPDIYEKSAELGVNYVEFAPILPTFGWDHLTDEPYPEFRERSLVAYAEFLRSRETFPVPIGRDPVPVPCGYDVSDEAALDGYICPAASTALEISAEGEVYPCPYLHHEEFSAGNVYEGDASLQEIWERSMENPAWACMVAYTNVGGDDCKECPHADACKGACPAAGFADTGKVSNPDYRCPRVTGD; the protein is encoded by the coding sequence ATGGCCGAGTACGAACACGACGAGCCCGGAGCGATGTCCGAGACGGAGGCCGTACAGACCATTCTCTCGACGGACACGCGGCCACCCGAAGGAATACAGGGCAAGTACAACGACGCGACGATGATGCTGAACAAACTGGCGTTCCGTGAGGAGGACCAGACCGAGTTTCCTGCGATAATCGGCATCGACATCATCAAAGCCTGCAATCTCGCGTGTGACCACTGCTTCCTCCAGTCACAGTCGGTTCCCGACGCGTACCCGACGTTTGAGCAGCTCGAACTGCTCCGCGACCAGTTGGACGAGGCCCGACCCGTCAAGGTATACCTGACGGGCGGCGAACCGACCCTTCACCCGTCGTTTTACGACGTGTTCGAGTTGTTCGCCGACGGTCCCTACGATCTCACGGTGTTCACGAACGGCGTCCTAGTTGACGACGAGATGGTCGCCGAACTCGCGCCCTACGCGGGGGAAGTGAGCTTTCAGGTCAGTTTCGACGGTCTCGGTGAGGTTCACCGGCGAATCCGGGGGATAGAGGCTGAACCGGTCTTGGACGGTATCGAACGTCTAAGCGACGCGGGATTTGACGTTCACTTGCGGACCACCGTCCAGCCCGGAAACGTCGAACAGATTCCCGATATCTACGAAAAGAGCGCAGAACTGGGTGTGAACTACGTCGAGTTCGCGCCCATACTCCCGACGTTCGGGTGGGACCACCTCACCGACGAACCGTATCCGGAGTTCCGCGAGCGGTCGCTGGTCGCCTACGCGGAGTTTCTCCGGAGCCGAGAGACCTTCCCGGTACCCATCGGTCGGGACCCCGTACCCGTCCCCTGCGGTTACGACGTGAGCGACGAGGCTGCGCTCGACGGATACATCTGCCCCGCAGCCAGTACCGCGCTCGAAATCAGCGCCGAGGGCGAGGTGTATCCCTGTCCGTACCTCCACCACGAAGAGTTTAGCGCCGGGAACGTCTACGAGGGGGACGCCAGCCTTCAGGAGATATGGGAACGCTCGATGGAAAACCCGGCGTGGGCTTGTATGGTAGCGTACACCAACGTCGGCGGCGACGACTGCAAGGAGTGTCCTCACGCCGACGCGTGCAAGGGCGCGTGTCCGGCCGCGGGGTTCGCCGACACAGGCAAAGTATCGAATCCCGACTACCGCTGTCCCCGAGTCACGGGTGATTGA
- a CDS encoding MFS transporter, which translates to MSTTNRLGEYVAQVTDGVLRNDKLRALFPAFVGIFLVGELYKQALPLYFEAVGIPLAVLGVVKSAANAVEIGVSPVAGVLADRTDRMGLAAVAAVAASVVLAAFALRPGRAVVTGLVVLTAVALLLLNNAITPAVNAALEEGVEGIGWGVRDVGMYLGSGVGLAAAGALVSRTERVEVIFLVAVPVLLGVGAVAWRRRSGGALRAALSDIELDDLFAIGVREQVRSVSNRRLLYAFCLVELATTAGMGMTMFLLPALATDLGLAASGYLFVYSASRLVGAPASLVGGVAADHLPKKWLFVANYAVEGAMLVAFGLADGPALFLVGMALFVVQTTFEPGVVAYFFDNFDDEEGGTIWGIKGSVHKVANVAAPVVGGGLYAIDPHLSFLAGGGLMLVGSGIATTLPR; encoded by the coding sequence ATGAGTACCACGAATAGACTGGGTGAGTACGTCGCACAGGTCACCGACGGCGTTCTCCGAAACGACAAGCTCCGCGCGCTGTTTCCGGCATTCGTGGGCATCTTCCTTGTCGGCGAACTCTACAAACAGGCGCTCCCGCTGTACTTCGAGGCGGTCGGCATCCCGCTGGCGGTCCTCGGGGTCGTGAAGAGCGCGGCCAACGCCGTCGAAATCGGCGTCTCGCCGGTCGCGGGCGTCCTCGCCGACCGGACCGACCGGATGGGGCTGGCCGCCGTCGCCGCCGTCGCCGCGAGCGTCGTCCTCGCGGCGTTCGCGCTCCGACCCGGACGGGCCGTCGTGACGGGACTCGTGGTGCTGACGGCCGTCGCGTTGCTGTTGCTGAACAACGCCATCACGCCCGCGGTCAACGCGGCGCTCGAGGAGGGCGTCGAGGGAATCGGCTGGGGCGTCCGCGACGTTGGGATGTACCTCGGGAGCGGAGTCGGACTCGCCGCGGCCGGGGCACTCGTCTCGCGGACCGAGCGCGTCGAGGTCATCTTTCTGGTGGCGGTGCCGGTCCTCCTCGGCGTCGGCGCTGTCGCGTGGCGACGGCGCTCCGGCGGGGCGCTCCGGGCGGCGCTGTCCGACATCGAACTCGATGACCTGTTCGCCATCGGCGTCCGCGAGCAGGTCCGTTCGGTGTCGAACCGACGACTGCTGTACGCGTTCTGCCTCGTGGAACTGGCCACGACCGCCGGGATGGGAATGACGATGTTCCTCCTGCCCGCGCTGGCGACCGACCTCGGGTTGGCGGCGTCGGGCTACCTGTTCGTCTACTCGGCCTCGCGGCTGGTCGGCGCGCCAGCGAGTCTCGTCGGCGGGGTCGCGGCCGACCACCTGCCCAAGAAGTGGCTGTTCGTCGCCAACTACGCCGTCGAGGGCGCGATGTTGGTCGCGTTCGGACTCGCGGACGGTCCCGCGCTCTTCCTCGTCGGAATGGCCCTGTTCGTCGTCCAGACGACCTTCGAGCCCGGCGTCGTGGCCTACTTCTTCGACAACTTCGACGACGAGGAGGGCGGCACCATCTGGGGAATCAAGGGGAGCGTCCACAAGGTCGCCAACGTCGCCGCGCCGGTCGTCGGCGGCGGTCTGTACGCCATCGACCCGCACCTGTCGTTTCTCGCCGGGGGCGGGTTGATGCTCGTCGGGTCGGGAATCGCGACGACGCTCCCGCGGTGA
- a CDS encoding S8 family serine peptidase, whose translation MDSPAVRRTLTVVVLGVLVLAGSLGLLGLSLSADAGQSADAGRSADPTAGRGVGPPVSTLHDEGATGENVTVGVVDVTGFDTESRALAGRVTEARAFGEASVFGDDASHGTAAAETVARIAPDADLSLATVDSPTSYRRAVEWLVAQKVDIVVAPVSFYGMPGDGTSPVAEVAERATEEGVVFVSPTGNLARSHWAGRYRNVENESVRFGESTRNYIRGDGRDVTVWLSWDRDHRGQDYTAKLYWTDGKRSRLVARSSPYPGDGVPNERIVARVQSGTYYLTVEGPANATGARLELSSPTHDFQHVRAEESLVAPASARSVLTVGAYDTDGGRVEPFGSRGPTFDGRNGVDLVAPSRPTAANTEGFAGSSAAAAYAGGIATLLLDERPGLSPRAVERRLETTALDTGQPGIDPVSGHGRLRPVRAVGLGNATE comes from the coding sequence ATGGACTCCCCTGCAGTCCGGCGGACGCTGACCGTGGTCGTCCTCGGCGTCCTCGTCCTCGCCGGAAGCCTCGGCCTCCTCGGACTCTCGCTGTCGGCGGATGCCGGGCAGTCGGCGGACGCCGGTCGGTCGGCAGACCCGACAGCGGGTCGCGGCGTCGGGCCGCCCGTCTCGACGCTCCACGACGAGGGCGCGACGGGCGAGAACGTGACCGTCGGCGTCGTAGACGTGACCGGATTCGACACCGAATCGCGCGCGCTCGCCGGTCGAGTCACCGAGGCCCGAGCGTTCGGCGAGGCGTCGGTCTTCGGCGACGACGCCAGCCACGGCACCGCGGCGGCCGAGACCGTGGCGCGAATCGCGCCCGACGCCGACCTCTCGCTGGCGACGGTGGACTCCCCGACGAGCTACCGGCGCGCGGTCGAGTGGCTCGTCGCCCAGAAGGTGGATATCGTCGTCGCTCCGGTGTCGTTCTACGGGATGCCCGGCGACGGAACCTCCCCCGTCGCCGAGGTCGCGGAGCGCGCGACCGAGGAGGGAGTCGTCTTCGTCTCGCCGACCGGGAACCTCGCGCGGAGCCACTGGGCGGGCCGGTATCGCAACGTCGAGAACGAAAGCGTCAGGTTCGGCGAGAGTACGCGAAACTACATCAGAGGAGACGGGCGGGACGTGACCGTGTGGCTGTCGTGGGACCGGGACCACCGCGGGCAGGACTACACCGCGAAGCTCTACTGGACCGACGGCAAGCGGAGTCGGCTGGTCGCGCGTTCGTCGCCGTACCCCGGCGACGGAGTGCCCAACGAGCGCATCGTCGCTCGCGTTCAGTCGGGAACCTACTACCTCACGGTCGAGGGACCCGCGAACGCAACAGGTGCCCGTCTCGAACTCTCGTCGCCGACCCACGACTTCCAGCACGTCCGGGCCGAGGAGAGCCTCGTCGCGCCCGCGAGCGCCCGGTCGGTCCTGACGGTGGGCGCGTACGACACCGACGGCGGCCGGGTCGAACCGTTCGGTTCCCGCGGGCCGACGTTCGACGGCCGAAACGGGGTGGACCTCGTCGCTCCGAGCCGTCCGACCGCGGCCAACACTGAGGGGTTCGCGGGCTCGTCGGCCGCCGCGGCGTACGCTGGCGGTATCGCAACGCTCCTTCTCGACGAGCGACCGGGTCTCTCCCCGAGAGCCGTCGAGCGACGGCTGGAGACCACCGCACTCGACACGGGCCAACCGGGAATCGACCCCGTGTCGGGGCACGGCCGACTCCGACCGGTTCGAGCGGTCGGGTTGGGCAACGCGACCGAGTGA
- a CDS encoding ArsR/SmtB family transcription factor, whose translation MSGLIERLQDRTASGDEQLRVLDVEGDETDDVLDALGPDTRREVYRTLFESPGTPSELAERVDTSVQNLHYHLSTLEEAGLIAQVDTRYSEKGNEMAVYAPATDPLVLVGDGDIRPQVRHSLADVVGGLGVLAAASLLVQRGVERLASPAIGRGTVVGPASPTADPTTARETVAWFVFDLAEPGVVFFVGCLVVVAVAALVMDR comes from the coding sequence ATGTCGGGACTCATCGAACGACTCCAAGACCGGACCGCGAGTGGCGACGAGCAGTTGCGCGTCCTCGACGTGGAGGGCGACGAGACCGACGACGTTCTCGACGCGCTCGGTCCCGACACGCGCCGGGAGGTCTACCGTACCCTGTTCGAGTCGCCCGGAACGCCCTCCGAACTCGCCGAGCGCGTGGACACGTCGGTCCAGAACCTCCACTACCACCTCTCGACGCTGGAGGAGGCCGGACTCATCGCGCAGGTCGATACGCGATACTCCGAGAAGGGCAACGAGATGGCGGTGTACGCGCCCGCGACCGACCCGCTCGTGCTGGTCGGCGACGGCGACATCCGCCCGCAGGTCCGCCACTCGCTGGCGGATGTGGTCGGCGGACTCGGGGTGCTGGCGGCCGCCAGCCTGCTGGTCCAGCGGGGCGTCGAACGACTCGCCAGCCCCGCAATCGGCCGCGGGACCGTGGTCGGCCCGGCCAGTCCGACGGCCGACCCGACGACGGCCCGCGAGACCGTCGCGTGGTTCGTCTTCGACCTCGCGGAGCCGGGCGTCGTCTTCTTCGTCGGGTGTCTCGTCGTCGTCGCCGTCGCCGCGCTCGTGATGGACCGGTAG
- a CDS encoding BGTF surface domain-containing protein — MSPSERPTDVPLSAALLALLAVTSGIAVPVTVPEVAAATADGADATIFTDGEELLLDPAPNQTIRGKTTLEPGTNLSVNVKGEMFLKTNTVRVSDNRTFGASYDMSGLPEQEFEIRVYRNETVLAEADGRVVCSSDCATETTTTDETAQSVDSPAVQAVTEVTQNRTASIKVLFGQAETVSVSVGGPSVNYVVNGTVRDRDGDGSATILFHTDRAGTDAPTLGVVDNGSTRVVEETAETSLDSPLAPASYDVRLYAGPTTDGELEARGRVVVFTDASDSGDDAPPTATATAVGTVSADGDANGSTADDSGDRLLGSVGLLAAGGLLAVVGIGVVLGLFRN; from the coding sequence ATGTCCCCGAGCGAACGACCGACCGACGTACCGCTGTCCGCGGCCCTCCTCGCCCTCCTCGCGGTGACTTCCGGCATCGCGGTGCCGGTGACCGTTCCGGAAGTGGCGGCCGCGACGGCCGACGGAGCCGACGCGACCATCTTCACTGACGGCGAGGAGTTACTCCTCGACCCAGCGCCGAACCAGACGATTCGCGGGAAGACGACGCTGGAACCCGGAACGAACCTGAGTGTCAACGTCAAAGGAGAGATGTTCCTGAAGACGAACACGGTCCGCGTCTCCGACAACCGGACGTTCGGTGCGAGCTACGACATGAGCGGCTTACCCGAGCAGGAGTTCGAAATTCGAGTCTACCGAAACGAGACCGTGCTGGCGGAAGCCGACGGACGGGTCGTCTGTTCGAGCGACTGCGCGACGGAGACGACCACGACCGACGAGACTGCCCAATCCGTCGATAGCCCTGCGGTCCAAGCCGTCACGGAAGTCACCCAGAACCGGACCGCGTCGATCAAAGTGCTGTTCGGGCAGGCCGAGACCGTCTCGGTCTCCGTCGGCGGCCCGAGCGTCAACTACGTCGTCAACGGGACCGTCCGCGACCGTGACGGCGACGGGAGCGCGACCATCCTCTTCCACACCGACCGCGCTGGAACCGACGCGCCCACGCTCGGCGTCGTGGACAACGGGAGTACCCGCGTGGTCGAGGAGACCGCCGAAACGTCGCTCGACTCGCCGCTCGCGCCCGCCTCCTACGACGTGCGCCTGTACGCCGGGCCGACGACCGACGGCGAACTGGAGGCCAGAGGGCGAGTCGTCGTCTTCACCGACGCCAGCGATTCGGGCGACGACGCGCCGCCGACCGCCACCGCGACGGCAGTCGGCACCGTCTCGGCTGACGGAGACGCGAACGGTTCGACCGCCGACGACTCTGGCGACCGACTCCTCGGAAGCGTCGGCCTGCTAGCGGCGGGCGGCCTCCTCGCAGTAGTCGGAATCGGCGTCGTTCTCGGTCTGTTCCGCAACTGA
- a CDS encoding polyprenyl synthetase family protein, whose protein sequence is MDYPESRRAMVEERLEAVLDRVEPTELADEVRHVALSGGKRVRPTVTVLSCESAGGEAEAAVDFAVGVELVHDASLVVDDIIDRSDTRRGSASAWAEYGYSPAIVASDGLIGEAFELFSPDPRAMEAVADAMVELGEGEATELVARPTNREEYMELARRKTGALFRAAAELGAIAADADPATVEAFGEYAEKVGVAFQIRDDVLDATADEDELGKPTGHDAEMGRPSIVRVTDLDAEEADALAHEQSEAALAALDRAETPDLTATDYLRDLAAFVVTREH, encoded by the coding sequence ATGGATTATCCCGAGTCCCGGAGGGCGATGGTCGAGGAGCGCCTCGAAGCCGTCCTCGACCGCGTCGAACCGACGGAACTCGCCGACGAGGTTCGGCACGTCGCGCTGTCGGGGGGCAAGCGCGTCAGGCCGACCGTCACCGTTCTGTCCTGCGAATCGGCCGGAGGCGAGGCGGAGGCGGCCGTCGATTTCGCGGTCGGCGTCGAACTCGTTCACGACGCCTCGCTGGTGGTGGACGACATCATCGACCGGTCGGACACCCGCCGGGGGAGCGCGAGCGCGTGGGCCGAGTACGGCTACTCGCCCGCCATCGTGGCCAGCGACGGACTCATCGGCGAAGCCTTCGAGTTGTTCTCGCCGGACCCGCGAGCGATGGAGGCGGTCGCCGACGCGATGGTCGAACTCGGCGAGGGCGAGGCGACCGAACTCGTCGCCCGGCCGACCAACCGCGAGGAGTACATGGAGTTGGCCCGCCGGAAGACCGGGGCGCTGTTCCGGGCCGCCGCGGAGTTGGGCGCGATAGCCGCCGACGCCGACCCCGCGACCGTCGAGGCGTTCGGCGAGTACGCCGAGAAGGTCGGCGTCGCCTTCCAGATTCGAGACGACGTGCTGGACGCGACCGCGGACGAAGACGAGTTGGGCAAGCCCACCGGCCACGACGCCGAGATGGGCCGCCCGTCGATAGTCCGCGTGACCGACTTGGACGCCGAGGAGGCCGACGCCTTGGCCCACGAGCAGAGCGAGGCGGCGCTAGCCGCGCTCGACCGCGCCGAGACCCCGGACCTGACCGCGACCGACTACCTCCGGGACTTGGCGGCGTTCGTCGTGACGCGGGAACACTGA
- a CDS encoding DUF373 family protein: MLLVLCVDLDDDLGRKTDFDTPVVGRDNVEAAAVALATADPEDSDVNVMFEGVHLADRIEDETVEVAVVTGTDGGDIAANRAVGDEVDEVLASLSTREEVQAVIVTDGAQDESVIPVIRSRVPIDGVRRVVVRQAQDLESMYYTIKQVLDDPETRGTILVPLGILLLIYPLAIISDSLGLPGAAVFGVTSGLLGLYVLGRGLGVERLLDRAAEKARNSLYAGRVTLITYVVAAALLVVGGVRGVETLESVEASAGGPVGPLEVLAALVHGAVTWFTAAGVTTSLGQITDEYLADRFQWRYLNAPFYVLSIALVLHAISAYFLHRVPLELPRLTYLAVMLTVGTVLGLTSTLAFAIAESRRSRRAEPS, translated from the coding sequence ATGCTGTTGGTCCTCTGCGTGGACCTCGACGACGACCTCGGTCGCAAGACCGACTTCGACACCCCCGTCGTCGGCCGCGACAACGTCGAAGCCGCCGCGGTCGCGTTAGCCACCGCTGACCCCGAGGACAGCGACGTGAACGTCATGTTCGAGGGGGTCCACCTCGCGGACCGCATCGAGGACGAGACCGTCGAGGTCGCGGTCGTCACGGGCACCGACGGCGGCGACATCGCGGCGAACCGGGCGGTCGGCGACGAGGTAGACGAGGTGCTGGCCAGCCTCTCGACCCGCGAGGAGGTCCAAGCGGTCATCGTCACCGACGGTGCCCAAGACGAGAGCGTCATCCCGGTCATCCGCTCGCGGGTGCCCATCGACGGCGTGCGCCGGGTCGTCGTCCGGCAGGCCCAAGACCTCGAATCCATGTACTACACCATCAAGCAGGTGTTGGACGACCCCGAGACCCGCGGGACCATCCTCGTGCCGCTCGGCATCTTGCTCCTCATCTACCCGCTGGCCATCATCTCGGACTCGCTGGGCCTCCCCGGCGCGGCCGTCTTCGGCGTGACCTCGGGCCTCCTCGGTCTCTACGTCCTCGGCAGGGGACTGGGCGTCGAACGACTCCTCGACCGCGCGGCCGAGAAGGCCAGAAACAGCCTCTACGCGGGCCGAGTTACGCTCATCACCTACGTCGTCGCGGCTGCCCTGCTGGTCGTCGGCGGGGTCCGCGGCGTCGAGACGTTGGAGTCCGTCGAGGCATCGGCGGGCGGACCGGTGGGACCGCTCGAAGTGCTGGCGGCGCTGGTCCACGGCGCGGTGACGTGGTTCACCGCGGCGGGCGTCACCACCAGCCTCGGCCAGATTACCGACGAGTATCTGGCCGACCGCTTCCAGTGGCGCTACCTCAACGCGCCGTTCTACGTCCTCTCCATCGCGCTCGTCCTCCACGCCATCAGCGCGTACTTCCTCCACCGGGTGCCGCTGGAACTCCCACGGCTCACCTACCTCGCGGTGATGCTCACGGTCGGGACAGTATTGGGACTCACGAGTACGCTCGCGTTCGCCATCGCCGAATCCCGGCGGTCCCGCCGGGCCGAACCGAGTTGA
- a CDS encoding radical SAM protein → MISKGCEQCAEGGKMVLFVYGYCDQRDCFYCPLGENRKNVTDVYANERKVESDEDVLAEAKRMDALGTSITGGEPQEAMEKTCRYLRLLKDEFGEDHHTHLYTGITGGRENMRRLSEAGLDEIRFHPPLDLWGEMHGTEWEEILYIAREEGLTPAFEIPGIRAEEEFLEFLDEGAADFCNVNEFEMSDGNFRRMQEEGYELQDGHMSAVEGSKEILDKMGDHERVYFCTSVFKDSAQHRNRMKRMARNIRREFDEVTDDGTLVYGKTWEPERRLRELGVPDEFYTAKSDHVELAWWLLEEMIEEGDVEKGEIVEQYPTVDGQVVERTPLA, encoded by the coding sequence ATGATATCGAAGGGTTGCGAACAGTGCGCCGAAGGGGGCAAGATGGTACTCTTCGTCTACGGCTACTGCGACCAGCGCGATTGTTTCTACTGTCCCCTCGGCGAGAACCGCAAGAACGTGACCGACGTGTACGCCAACGAGCGGAAGGTCGAATCCGACGAGGACGTACTCGCCGAGGCCAAGCGCATGGACGCGCTGGGGACCTCCATCACGGGCGGCGAACCCCAAGAGGCGATGGAGAAGACCTGTCGGTACCTCCGACTCCTCAAAGACGAGTTCGGCGAGGACCACCACACGCACCTCTACACCGGCATCACCGGCGGCCGCGAGAACATGCGTCGCCTCTCGGAAGCGGGCTTGGACGAGATTCGGTTCCACCCGCCCCTCGATTTGTGGGGCGAGATGCACGGCACCGAGTGGGAGGAGATTCTCTACATCGCCCGCGAGGAGGGCCTGACCCCCGCGTTCGAGATTCCGGGCATCCGCGCCGAGGAGGAGTTCCTCGAATTCTTGGACGAGGGCGCGGCCGACTTCTGCAACGTCAACGAGTTCGAGATGTCCGACGGGAACTTCCGCCGGATGCAGGAGGAGGGCTACGAACTACAGGACGGCCACATGAGCGCGGTCGAAGGCTCGAAAGAAATCCTCGACAAGATGGGCGACCACGAGCGCGTCTACTTCTGTACCTCCGTGTTCAAGGATTCGGCCCAGCACCGCAACCGGATGAAGCGCATGGCCCGCAATATCCGGCGGGAGTTCGACGAGGTGACCGACGACGGAACCTTGGTCTACGGCAAGACGTGGGAACCCGAGCGCCGCCTCCGCGAACTGGGCGTGCCCGACGAGTTCTACACCGCGAAGTCCGACCACGTGGAGTTGGCGTGGTGGTTGCTCGAAGAGATGATAGAAGAGGGCGACGTGGAGAAGGGTGAAATCGTCGAGCAGTACCCGACCGTGGACGGGCAGGTCGTCGAGCGGACGCCGCTGGCGTGA